In Desulfonatronum thioautotrophicum, a genomic segment contains:
- a CDS encoding efflux RND transporter permease subunit produces the protein MSPATNPSRPHGLVPALVAPFLSSHLAGVFLVLALALGITALLVTPREEEPQIVVPMADVIVHAPGAGPREVEKLVATPLEKLLWQIDGVEYVYSESRRDQAVVTVRFFVGEDRERSLVKLHNKIIMHEDQVPPLVTNWLIRPVEIDDVPVLMLTLFSPTRTDAELRRIGEEFLTRLSEVPAVSRAEVFGGRQREIRVEPDPLRMAGHGVTFADLEHSLAAAGTARSAGSLLRGNRELNILGDGRFTSAADVAGVVVGVHQDRPVHLRDVARVLDGPEEPFSYARIRLGDHRSQSMPDTGLALDVPAVTLALAKQRGANAVTVTRDILAAAQELRPLLLPEDVHLEVTRDYGQTAQDKVSDLLWSLVFAVSTVVIILALTLGWRAALVVAVAIPVSFSLALFSSHLLGYTINRVTLFALILSLGLVVDDPITNVDNIRRHLRLHHPGPVWATLSAVAEVFVPVIMSTLAIIACFLPLFFITGMMGPYMAPMAANVPLTVLFSTACALTIVPWLCFLLLRGQVAPGTDPPQAQTAPAGSNSTGVPDRVLHGYRTLIGPFLDFRILRMALVGVVLALLVLAASLVLLRLVPLKMLPFDNRDEFQVVVNMDEGTPLETTDAVLRDMTAYLAALPETASVLSFAGIASPMDFNGMVRRYYAREGGHLGDIRINLTPKSERRRQSHEIVLSVRHDLERIAKNWSATIQIVEIPPGPPVMATLVAEIYGGPEQPYVRLFQGAEHVRAMMETKEFVVDVDDSRIAPRPRLTFFPDREKAALHGLGTQDLIHALHVAAAGTSPATIQSPEERQTLPVRVILPRELRISPTDLEVLHVRGTDGSMLPLGELGQFVWEVEEQPILHKNLRRVVYVTAETVGLPPAEAVLDLQAQLRNDPPPAGVSVVWTGEGEWKITVDVFRDLGLAFGAALVGIYLLLVVQTASLALPLLIMSAIPLTLMGIMPGFWLLNLLTARDVDGFADPVFFTATAMIGMIALGGIVIRNSLVLIDFIRAAVARGQDFREAVLQSGAIRLQPIVLTALTTALGVWPITLDPVFSGLAWALIFGLIASTLFTLVLIPVAYFVLFSPET, from the coding sequence ATGAGCCCCGCGACCAATCCCTCTCGCCCCCATGGGCTCGTCCCCGCCCTGGTGGCCCCGTTTCTCTCCTCGCATTTGGCCGGAGTCTTTCTGGTGCTGGCCCTGGCCCTGGGCATCACGGCCCTGCTGGTCACCCCCAGGGAAGAGGAGCCGCAGATCGTGGTGCCCATGGCCGACGTGATCGTCCACGCCCCGGGAGCCGGACCCCGGGAAGTGGAAAAGCTGGTGGCCACGCCTCTGGAAAAGCTGCTCTGGCAGATTGACGGGGTGGAGTATGTCTATTCCGAATCCAGGCGGGATCAGGCCGTGGTCACGGTGCGTTTCTTCGTGGGCGAGGACCGGGAACGCTCTCTGGTCAAACTGCACAACAAGATCATCATGCATGAGGACCAGGTACCGCCCCTGGTGACCAACTGGTTGATCCGGCCGGTGGAAATCGACGACGTGCCGGTGCTCATGCTGACGCTGTTTTCGCCGACGCGCACCGACGCCGAGCTGCGCCGGATCGGTGAGGAGTTTCTGACCCGGTTGTCCGAGGTTCCGGCGGTTTCCCGTGCAGAAGTCTTTGGAGGCCGACAACGGGAAATCCGGGTGGAACCGGATCCTCTGCGCATGGCCGGACACGGGGTGACCTTCGCTGACCTGGAACACAGCCTGGCCGCGGCCGGCACGGCCCGAAGCGCCGGGTCCCTGCTTCGGGGCAACCGCGAGCTGAATATCCTGGGGGACGGCCGGTTCACCTCCGCCGCCGACGTGGCCGGGGTGGTCGTGGGCGTGCACCAGGACCGTCCGGTCCACCTCCGGGACGTGGCCCGGGTCCTGGACGGCCCGGAAGAGCCCTTCAGCTATGCCCGGATCCGTCTCGGTGACCATCGCTCCCAAAGCATGCCCGACACCGGCCTTGCCTTGGATGTGCCGGCCGTGACCCTGGCCCTGGCCAAGCAGCGCGGGGCCAATGCCGTGACCGTAACCCGGGACATCCTGGCCGCGGCCCAGGAACTGCGGCCACTGCTGCTGCCCGAGGACGTGCATCTGGAGGTCACCCGGGACTATGGCCAAACCGCCCAGGACAAGGTCAGCGACCTGCTCTGGTCCCTGGTCTTCGCCGTATCCACCGTCGTGATCATCCTGGCCCTGACCCTGGGCTGGCGTGCCGCCCTGGTGGTGGCCGTGGCCATCCCGGTCAGCTTCTCCCTGGCCCTGTTCAGCAGCCACCTGCTGGGCTACACCATCAACCGGGTGACCCTTTTCGCCCTGATTCTCTCCCTGGGTCTGGTGGTGGACGATCCCATCACCAACGTGGACAACATCCGCCGCCACCTGCGCCTGCACCATCCCGGTCCGGTCTGGGCCACGCTCAGCGCCGTGGCCGAGGTCTTCGTGCCGGTGATCATGTCCACCCTGGCCATCATCGCCTGCTTCCTGCCGCTGTTCTTCATCACTGGAATGATGGGCCCATACATGGCCCCCATGGCCGCCAACGTGCCCCTGACCGTCCTCTTTTCCACAGCCTGCGCCCTGACCATTGTTCCCTGGCTTTGCTTTCTGCTCCTGCGTGGTCAGGTCGCCCCCGGCACCGATCCCCCCCAGGCTCAAACCGCTCCTGCCGGAAGCAACAGCACCGGAGTCCCGGACCGGGTCCTGCACGGCTACCGGACGTTGATCGGCCCATTTCTGGACTTCCGGATCCTGCGGATGGCCCTGGTGGGCGTGGTGCTGGCCCTGCTGGTTCTGGCCGCGTCCCTGGTCCTGCTGCGTCTGGTACCCTTGAAAATGCTGCCCTTTGACAACCGTGACGAATTCCAGGTGGTGGTGAACATGGACGAGGGCACGCCCCTGGAAACCACGGACGCGGTGCTTCGGGACATGACCGCCTACCTGGCGGCCCTGCCGGAGACCGCCAGCGTGCTCAGCTTTGCCGGCATCGCCTCTCCCATGGACTTCAACGGCATGGTCCGCCGGTATTATGCCCGGGAAGGCGGTCACCTGGGTGATATCCGGATCAACCTGACACCCAAGAGCGAACGTCGGCGACAGAGCCATGAGATCGTCCTCTCCGTGCGCCATGATCTGGAGCGCATCGCCAAAAACTGGTCCGCCACCATACAGATCGTGGAAATCCCGCCCGGTCCCCCGGTCATGGCCACCCTGGTCGCGGAAATCTACGGCGGTCCGGAACAGCCCTATGTCCGGCTCTTCCAGGGTGCGGAACATGTGCGGGCCATGATGGAGACCAAGGAGTTCGTGGTGGATGTGGACGACAGCCGGATCGCCCCCCGGCCCCGGCTGACCTTTTTCCCGGACCGGGAAAAGGCCGCGCTGCACGGCCTCGGCACCCAGGATCTGATCCATGCCCTGCACGTGGCCGCGGCCGGCACGTCTCCTGCCACAATTCAGAGTCCCGAGGAACGCCAAACCCTGCCCGTACGGGTGATCCTCCCCCGGGAACTGCGCATTTCCCCAACAGACCTGGAGGTCCTGCACGTGCGCGGAACTGACGGCAGCATGCTGCCCCTGGGCGAACTGGGACAATTTGTGTGGGAAGTTGAGGAACAGCCCATCCTGCACAAGAACCTGCGCCGGGTGGTCTACGTCACCGCGGAAACCGTCGGCCTGCCCCCGGCCGAAGCCGTGCTGGACCTGCAGGCCCAGCTGCGAAACGATCCGCCGCCAGCGGGCGTCAGCGTGGTCTGGACCGGGGAAGGGGAATGGAAGATCACCGTGGACGTATTCCGGGATCTGGGACTGGCTTTTGGCGCGGCCCTGGTCGGGATCTACCTGCTGCTGGTGGTCCAGACCGCGTCCCTGGCCCTGCCTCTGCTGATCATGAGCGCCATCCCCCTGACCCTGATGGGCATCATGCCCGGATTCTGGCTCTTGAACCTGCTCACCGCTCGGGACGTGGACGGCTTCGCTGATCCGGTCTTCTTCACGGCCACGGCCATGATCGGAATGATTGCCCTGGGCGGCATCGTCATCCGCAACTCCCTGGTGCTCATCGACTTCATCCGGGCCGCGGTGGCCCGAGGCCAGGATTTCAGGGAGGCCGTGCTCCAAAGCGGCGCCATCCGCCTCCAGCCCATTGTACTCACCGCCCTGACCACGGCCCTGGGCGTCTGGCCCATCACCCTGGACCCGGTCTTCTCCGGCCTGGCCTGGGCCCTGATCTTCGGCCTGATCGCCTCCACGCTGTTCACCCTGGTGCTGATCCCCGTGGCCTATTTTGTTCTGTTCAGCCCTGAGACCTGA
- a CDS encoding Crp/Fnr family transcriptional regulator, translating into MDISKNECAFEENMHILRSIPIFSGLSMEPIKALAYVCKRVQYAQGDILFERGAQDDQAYYLVQGVLEITLEEEGQSRTLRRLEPGAVIGSLSLVAATRRLFTLRAAAPATCMILPQRHFLTLLGNSPECAQTFFKAVYQAIYQWEEELLSRPEWREVSRGGDYFGVTLI; encoded by the coding sequence ATGGACATCAGTAAAAATGAATGCGCATTCGAGGAGAACATGCACATCCTGCGCTCCATTCCCATCTTTTCCGGGCTGAGCATGGAGCCGATCAAGGCTCTGGCCTATGTCTGCAAGCGGGTACAGTACGCCCAGGGCGATATCCTCTTTGAGCGGGGGGCCCAGGATGACCAGGCCTACTATCTGGTCCAGGGTGTCCTGGAGATAACCCTGGAGGAGGAGGGGCAGAGCAGGACCTTGCGGCGGCTTGAGCCAGGGGCGGTTATCGGATCGCTTTCCCTGGTCGCCGCGACCAGGCGGCTGTTCACTCTGCGCGCGGCTGCGCCGGCAACCTGCATGATTTTGCCCCAGAGACATTTTCTGACCCTGCTGGGCAATTCTCCGGAATGTGCCCAGACCTTTTTCAAGGCCGTGTACCAGGCCATCTATCAATGGGAGGAGGAGCTGCTCAGCAGACCAGAGTGGCGGGAAGTGAGCAGAGGAGGCGATTATTTCGGAGTGACGCTGATCTGA